The Micromonospora sp. NBC_00421 DNA window ACCACGACGGCCCGCTGGTGCCCCAGTCCGGCCAGGTGTCGCGCGGCGAGCGCTCCGCCGGCCCGGTTGTCGGAGACGACGGTGGTCAGGGCCAGCCCGTCCAGTTCCTCGTCGACCGCGACGACCGGTACGCCGGCAAACAGCTCGGCGAGCCGGGAGGTGGGTGCGGGCGCACCGGCGGCGTAGACCACCCCGTCGATGGCCCGCGACTTCAGCGTCTCCAGGTAGAAGATCTCCCGCTCGGAGGTCCACCCGGTGTTGCCGAGCAGGACGTTGAAGCCGCGCTCGATCGAGGCCTGCTCGACACCCTTGGCCAGGTCAGCGAAGAAGCTGTTGCCGATGTCGGGCACCAGCAGCCCGATAGTGCGGGTGGTGCCCCGCGCCAGGTTCTGGGCGGTACGACTCGGCACGTAGCCCAGATCCTGCATGGCCTCCCGGACCAGGGACTGGACGCGCTGACTGACCGGCCGGTTGCCGCTCAGAACGTGGGACACGGTCGCTCGGCTGACTCCGGCCCGAGCGGCCACGTCACTGATGGAGACAGACATTCTCACCTCCGCGCAAACCGGTTTGTCAAACCGGTTTGCGTCACGCTAATCATGAGAGACGCCCACGTCAAGGGCATGTTTTGGAAATCTTCGGCCAGTGCCGGCACCGTTCGTCGGTAGCAGTCGTAGTCGTAGCCCCCGGTCGGCGTAGATCAGTTCGGGCCACGATCGAGGCGAGGCCGCCGGGGGCGTCGGCGGGGACGAGGTGTCCACTGTCCGGGAGTGGGCACTGGTCGAGGTGATCCGCGTGTGCGGATCACCCCCGCCCGCACGGGGAGCAGCGATCGGCCTGTACCGGGCCAGCCGGACCGAAACCTGGCTGACCCCGACTGACAGGATCAGACGACGGGAGCCGAACCGATAAGCGCATCCGTATGGACTCCAGGCGAGTCATCGACCGCCGCGTTGCGTTCGACGGTGTCCGTCTTGGGTGTGCCCGGACGCGGTGCGGACTGCGATTCGGCGGCCGTGGCGTCAGCGTGCTGCTGTGCGCGCCCGTCGACGGTGTCGAGGATGAGCTGCTCGACCTCGCTGAGACCGCGGGTCCCGGACCGGACCGGTGGGTCCGGGCGGCCACCCGTCTCAGCCAACGAATGTGTAATCGGGGAAGCCGGGAACCTCGGGTCGGATCCGGAACAAGGCCCCCGCCGGGGAGCGGTCGTCCGCCGGCAGGCCGTGGCGGGAGGTGGTGATGTAAAGGTCG harbors:
- a CDS encoding LacI family DNA-binding transcriptional regulator, translating into MSVSISDVAARAGVSRATVSHVLSGNRPVSQRVQSLVREAMQDLGYVPSRTAQNLARGTTRTIGLLVPDIGNSFFADLAKGVEQASIERGFNVLLGNTGWTSEREIFYLETLKSRAIDGVVYAAGAPAPTSRLAELFAGVPVVAVDEELDGLALTTVVSDNRAGGALAARHLAGLGHQRAVVVGANPHLASSKHRVDGFVHTWGELVGRTPEVIEGPFEEEAGYLAASHLVPRIRIGEVTAVFALNDLVALGALRALREAGLQIPTACSVVGFDDIYAARHVIPGLTTVRQDAVGMGALAASALLGVLAPTNGETRSSRHILPVSLTLRGTTGPLLHPTPVDGGDNDGGH